The following are encoded together in the Deltaproteobacteria bacterium genome:
- a CDS encoding Smr/MutS family protein: protein MARKKDNFNPAFKDLRVKWERARRKAEDAHGSPAIPRTKEERGEDRVFLEAMSDVIPLEDDKRKVPRRTRSHPRPSHPAPDDEQAAMNHLHGLVRGVVEMDMTFTDEYMEGCVKGFSRRLMKKLKRGEFPVQDFIDLHGLTRREAEEAVRGFLIQSHRVGLRCVLIVHGRGLNSPDSFPVLKEGLPLWLGKGAIRKVVLAFATARPYDGGTGAIYVLLRRR, encoded by the coding sequence ATGGCCAGGAAAAAGGACAACTTCAACCCGGCTTTCAAAGACCTCCGCGTGAAATGGGAAAGGGCCCGGAGGAAAGCTGAAGATGCTCACGGATCCCCCGCCATTCCCCGCACAAAGGAGGAAAGAGGTGAGGACCGGGTCTTCCTCGAGGCCATGTCGGATGTCATTCCCCTCGAAGATGATAAGCGAAAAGTCCCGCGAAGGACAAGGTCCCATCCCAGGCCCTCCCATCCCGCACCCGACGACGAGCAGGCCGCCATGAATCACCTCCATGGCCTGGTACGGGGGGTCGTTGAAATGGACATGACCTTTACGGACGAGTATATGGAGGGATGTGTCAAGGGTTTCAGCCGCCGACTGATGAAAAAGCTCAAGAGGGGGGAGTTCCCGGTCCAGGACTTCATCGATCTCCACGGGCTGACCCGCCGGGAGGCTGAAGAAGCCGTTCGAGGCTTTCTTATCCAGAGTCACAGGGTAGGACTCCGGTGTGTTCTGATCGTACACGGCCGGGGCCTGAATTCCCCGGACAGTTTCCCGGTCCTCAAGGAAGGGCTGCCCCTTTGGCTCGGGAAGGGCGCAATCCGAAAGGTCGTTCTTGCCTTCGCAACGGCCCGGCCCTATGACGGGGGTACGGGGGCGATCTATGTTCTGCTCCGAAGGCGCTGA